The following DNA comes from Musa acuminata AAA Group cultivar baxijiao chromosome BXJ1-4, Cavendish_Baxijiao_AAA, whole genome shotgun sequence.
CAATTTCCCCTTTACCATGATCTCCGATGCATGAAACCTACCTACCTAATGAGGTTGGTCTGACCTTTTATTGCAAGGATCAATGCTTTTCAGCAATGCACTGCTGCTTTTTTGTGCATATTAATCTTGTAACTCTTTTGATTGTTGTTTTTAACAGAAATCCATGTAGTTCTCTCTGGCTGTGcattgtcttttttatttttctataataaatattttcGGTGGAACCCGTTAGCATATGACACTAAACTATTTACCCTTTAAGGTTCAAGAAAAATCAGCATACAAGGAATTGGTAGGGATAGTCAACACGTCTGAAACGCTTAAAATATTGCTACGGGATACGATAGCTTTGCATTTTGTCAGAGTAACGTAAAACTCTGCTAAAAGTCGAAATGTCTTATCACATGTTGTGATCAATTACGTAAAGCTATCACCGAAACGAAAACAATTCCGATCTAGCAAATGTGACTTGGCGGGGATTAAAATACAGAAAAGTGTTAAGAGTCAGGTatcatagtttaaaaaaaaaaataaagctaGATTGTTGTGTTCCATCCTAATTTTTGTAAAATCAAAATGTGCACACGCATATCTTATTGGTAATTATGACAGATTaatgacaataataataataataataataatatacaatCTACGTGCAAAGCAATGTTGTCTTCAAGAAAAATTTTAATCCTAAGGTCTGTTGCCGTCTATGCAGTTTGGCCCAATAATCATACATTCCCATCTAAATGAGTCAGCAACcaagaaaaaaagtttcatactCGATCTGAAGAACAAAGGCAACATCTGCTCTCCTTGCTAAAACTAACCAGCCATCTGCGTGCGTATCTCGCAGGAGCTATTTAAGGAGGCCCTAAGGTTCAAAAAATAGAAGCTGCTCAATccatgtgaatatatatatatacccaaagCACAGGTGGGAAACATGCAaaacatataattaatatataggaCTTCTAAGATTTATTATTTCCAATGTTTAGGGGCATTAGACAGTGCTGTAAGCGTCACAAGTTCGAACACACTGGACCAGACTCATGATGATGGAAATGGTGCATGAACAGTACCGTGAAGCTTCATGAGAGAGCGAGGAGAATGTGCAGGTTATCAGGTCTTATTTACAGAATTATGGTTCGGATGTTTTGCTTAAACAGATCCAAATGTGTTCTCCCCGCTGTAAGTCATGTAGAGAAAACCATCCTCATCCTTGTTCTCCTCGTAGATTGCAGACATCATAGCAGCTGCAAGACAAATATCGTCAGACTACATATAATGGAACAGCAACTAATTCAACAATGTAGCTGACCTGTGGGTGGCAGAGAATTCTTCACAAAGATGAAGATGGCCTTCTCAGCGCTGAGCTTAATCCTCTTGCGGACCACATAAACAAATTGTCCTACTGTCAGATCAGCAGGAACCAGGTACCTGCATccagttttttgtttttttttaccaGAGTTGAAATGACAATATCATAGCACAACCTGAACAGCATCATACCACTAG
Coding sequences within:
- the LOC135661974 gene encoding autophagy-related protein 8C-like yields the protein MAKSSFKLEHPLERRQAEAARIREKYPDRIPVIVEKAERSDIPDIDKKKYLVPADLTVGQFVYVVRKRIKLSAEKAIFIFVKNSLPPTAAMMSAIYEENKDEDGFLYMTYSGENTFGSV